Proteins encoded in a region of the Orcinus orca chromosome X, mOrcOrc1.1, whole genome shotgun sequence genome:
- the TCEANC gene encoding transcription elongation factor A N-terminal and central domain-containing protein — translation MSDKKQIAARASLIEQLMSKRNFEDLGNHLTELETLCVTPEHLQETDVVRAVYRVLKNCPTAALKKKAKRLLSEWKALYKDTHCKPRGSPKPFPPGGNKEENQGLSPDPNQDEIPGSSRCHSLHSSQDVAGAVERIVPENSPGGAEPKAAHLRAGDPQSPDERASGQPDPAAPVRAKCTELLYEALAGPCTEQPRADLWHKFAREIEEHIFTLHSKNLKKYKTCIRSKVANLKTPHTSHLQQNLLSGTMSPREFAEMTALEMASHELKQLRASYTESGIREHYLPQVVEGTPTKKIKCQRCEKFNCQVTVIARGALFLPSWVQNSNPDEEMMTYVICNECGEQWYHSKWECL, via the coding sequence ATGTCTGACAAGAAGCAGATAGCTGCCAGAGCTTCCCTTATTGAGCAACTGATGTCTAAAAGGAATTTTGAGGATCTCGGCAACCACCTTACTGAGCTAGAAACTCTGTGTGTGACTCCGGAGCATCTCCAGGAGACGGATGTGGTCAGGGCTGTGTACAGAGTCCTCAAAAACTGCCCCACGGCGGCTTTGAAAAAGAAAGCCAAGCGTTTGCTGTCAGAATGGAAAGCTCTGTATAAGGATACTCACTGCAAGCCACGGGGCAGCCCTAAACCATTTCCTCCAGgtggaaataaagaagaaaatcaaggaCTTTCTCCTGACCCAAATCAGGATGAGATACCGGGCAGCTCCCGCTGTCATTCTCTGCACTCATCCCAAGATGTTGCAGGAGCTGTTGAAAGGATCGTGCCAGAAAATAGCCCTGGTGGAGCAGAGCCTAAGGCAGCGCATCTCAGGGCCGGTGACCCTCAATCCCCCGACGAAAGAGCGAGTGGGCAGCCAGATCCTGCAGCGCCCGTGAGAGCCAAATGCACAGAGCTGCTGTATGAAGCTCTAGCTGGTCCTTGCACAGAGCAGCCCAGAGCCGATCTGTGGCACAAGTTTGCACGAGAAATCGAAGAGCACATTTTTACCCTTCACTCCAAGAacctcaaaaaatataaaacttgcaTCCGAAGCAAAGTCGCCAATCTGAAAACCCCCCACACGTCTCACTTACAGCAAAACTTGCTCTCTGGGACCATGTCTCCAAGGGAATTTGCCGAAATGACCGCCTTGGAAATGGCTAGCCACGAACTGAAGCAGTTGAGAGCCTCCTACACGGAATCTGGCATACGGGAACATTACCTGCCCCAAGTGGTGGAGGGCACGCCGACCAAGAAAATAAAGTGCCAACGCTGCGAGAAATTCAATTGCCAGGTCACCGTCATCGCCAGAGGGGCACTCTTCCTTCCAAGTTGGGTGCAGAATTCCAACCCAGATGAAGAAATGATGACCTACGTAATCTGCAATGAATGTGGGGAGCAGTGGTACCATAGCAAGTGGGAGTGCTTGTAA